In Sander vitreus isolate 19-12246 chromosome 4, sanVit1, whole genome shotgun sequence, the genomic stretch CTGAGAAACTGTGGTCCCCTTTCCCTCCCCCCGTGCTGCACTGTCACCCTGCTCTCATACCAGGCACCAACCTCTCCCCTTGCTCTGAAGGTCAGATCTGGTGGAGCCAGAGTGTGAGAGGCGCAGTGCTAATGCCAGAATTACTGAATACACAAAATTACAACAGCTATGTGTGACCATATGACACCCTGTGCTACCAGTGGATAGTTACTGAGATACTTCTCATTTTCATCAGAGGCCCAAGGTGCTAAAGCTCTACATATTGCTGGCTACAGCTTCGTAGAAACAATCTGAAAAACTACAATTCAATTTACAATCTTTCATCACATATCTTGAATGAATTGTGTTTATTGATTTTAAATTCATGTGAGGCACTTTATTGTGTGGTCGGCCACACGCCACATTTCTCTCTATTAATATAATGCTGAGTATTTATAGTAACATGTTTAATGCCACACAGCTCCGGAAATAATCTCTTCTAAGGTTGCATCCTATGTGGCCTCACACAATAGCAAACATCCCTGTTGGCACTTAACAGCACAAAAGCTGCAGGGCTATTACTTAGAGGCCAACATGAGTTTAAGCATCACAGTCACCTAATGTGGGAAGAGTTCATTTGTGTTTATCAGGAGGTCGAGGGTGGGTAAAAACAATAACTAAAATCTAGATATGTATTTAACTCTACTGACTGtaatttttatgttattttaatatTCTATATATGCAGTTTTTCCTGAGAATATTCTGTTTAATTAACAGTTTTTGTTTCTAGGTGTGGACACAAATCACTGTCCTGGTTGGCAATGATGCACTGCCCTTTCAAAAtctatggagtgaaaaaattcTCTACCGGGATGCTCCAAATGCAACTCTCTCCCACTCCCTCGCAGTGTGTACAGTGCATAAAATAACTGGGGTACAAAAATAGCCGGCTTGGGTTTAGCGCAATGACAAAAACGTAGCTTTCCTTTTGTGTCAATTGAGACAGGCGCTCAGCACCAATAGGCGTCGGAGGAGGTGGCATATGCTAATGAGGGACAAATGTCCACTGGCCGTGACCTTGAGAAACACAGTATAAAGGAGGGCACATCTCACCAAGCTGTTATTTCGTTGTGGTCGTCCTGAGGTCAGTGGACAACGTTTTGCCTTTGTTTGGTAGGTTGGTCACTACGCATTTTACGCGCGGGTTGGCTGCCCTTAAAAGCGTCCTGTAGAGTAATAATTTCAGTTACAGTAGTATAGTGATACTGTTTACCTTTGCTGGCACGTGTCAGTTTACGCGTTAtaagtttctgtttttttgttcacaCTTGCTGATAGTGGATTTGCGCTCTTTACGCACAAGCAGTGTTTAATGGCCACGCATTGTTTTCATCAATAATGGAAGGCTGAAGTAACAGAAACAGCTTTAACATATAAAGAACTACTGACCCTAATGCAAAGCTTTGTTTTCTTACCAAAGGAATTCCTCTACTCGTCTGTCTCACTAGTGCGTCTGGTTTTTGGGGCCGGTGAAGAGTTGCCAACATGTCGCGCTTTGACTCGAGGGACTTCGGGGAAGCTGCACAGTTTTTACGCAAATCTGACCTGGAGTTGATGGCGTCGCACACCATTGCTTTTGACGGTAGGTCTAGTAAGGAGAGACCAAAGAAACGAAACCTCATAagaaaaatcacattaaaatcaaataattccgttttttattcaatattaaattcatttctgttttcaaatAAGGCAACAATTCAGCCGATCATGTGAGATTCCGCTTCGTCATTGCAGTTGCATTTGTTGCAGTGTTTTCAAAGAAATAGCTAATTTACAGTCTGAAAATATGgcaaaatatgtttaaataatATTACTTCATTAAATCACCGAACtgttttttcaaagtaaaatgtcACAATGTATCACTATTTTTTGTAAACTTTAcgaaggtgctatataaataaatttttAAAATCATCTTTACACACTTGTTAAGGTGAGTAGGCCTATTTTGGACACATAGAGTAATTTGTGTAATACTTTTTTTGAGGAGTTGGTGTAtttctttaatacattttttatgaattgTCTCTGGCAACATTTGTATTATGGAGAGTTTTGCTGCTTCCCAACATCTTTCCACTTAGTGCACACCCTCTGCTGTACTGTTAGGTAAGAAGCGAGCCTGGGTCCCTGATGAAAAAGAAGCGTACATTGAGGTTGAGATCAAGGAGCTCAGCGGTGACAAAGTCATTGTTGAAACCAAAGATAGGAGGGTAGGTGATCACCCTCTAAATGCAATAATGAATGAAAACACTTTATGCACAGTACAATCCCATGTTCTTTTCCTCATGTCTGCCTGCTTCCATCCCTTTAGACTCTGACAGTGAAGGACTGTGACATCCAGCAGATGAATCCTCCTAAGTATGACATGATTGAAGACATGGCCATGCTGACACACCTCAACGAGGCTTCTGTGCTGTTCAACCTGCGCAGACGCTACTCTGCCTGGATGATCTATGTAAGTATCCCATTATGGTTCTTCGCCTCTCCCATCTTTCTATGATCCCTTAAGAGGCATTATTATCCAGATTAAATTACAGAGTTCAACTGTAAACTTGAGCAATGTCAACCTGTCAGTGGCAGAGCTGGACGTTTTTGCTTTAGGTGATAAGGTATCATAGTAGGTTAATGTTGTGTCATGTCCTGTTTCCTCAGACCTACTCGGGGCTCTTCTGTGTGGCAGTGAATCCATACAAGTGGCTGCCCGTCTACACAGCCCCTGTAGTCGCTGCCTACAAAGGCAAACGCCGCTCTGAGGCACCGCCGCACATCTACTCCATCGCAGACAATGCATATAACGACATGCTGCGCAGTGAGTGTACACTAAGACATTATAACAAAATACAGTACACACGAAAGAAAAATGtgaccacaaaaaaaacacagtacacacaagcacatacacaccGATACATATACCAACAAATATAAACGCACATACCTGCAGTCATGTGTACGTAACAAGCCTTGTATTATTTTCTCTTCGTCAGATCGGGAGAACCAGTCCATGCTCATCACGTAAGTATCAAATGCTTCAAATTAATATATTTCTTTGTCTTGTCACAAATTAGAGAAGAAACAGACAGCTTGTAAATAAGCAGCCATATTACATGTAGACTGTCCACACACTGCCACtttaatattttgatattttttcctCCAAAGTTTTTGGCTTTTTCTGAAATCTAttcttcacttttttctttttctttctgttttgtaaCATGCAGTGTAATTATTTTGATTTACACTACCTTTACTTATTTTGTGACCAGTTTTTACCTGTTGTATGTAcactttgttatttttttacactCCTATAGCGGAGAATCCGGTGCTGGCAAAACTGTCAACACGAAACGTGTCATTCAGTATTTTGCCATTGTGGCAGCTCTTGGGGAAACAACTGCCAAAAAAGGAGTAAGGCTGATGTGGCAACATTTTTGCTTCCCAGCttttttgctgtattttatttttattttcttcatttttttttttggtcccaGGAATCCTTCCGTGTATCCCCTTTAAACCGTGTCTATACATTTTCCTCACTGTCAAAATGGTCAATGTGAGAACTGATTACATTCATGTCTGAGTCTTTACCATCATGTGTTGTGTAGCCCTTTCCAGACACACTCTTTCTTATtgatttttaactatttttctttttccctttccatgtcatttccctttttttggcTCAaaattttccattttctttccctTTGCTTTGAGTTTTGGTTTTGACTTTTCTGTGTTCATTTTTCCTACCTTTTTCTCCCCTGCGTTCACCACACTTCATCATATAAAACAAGGTGGCCATTGGGTTTTTCCACAGCTTTAACAACCACTATCTAATTTTCCAGTTGGTTATGATGTTTCCCTTTGCTTTTGAAACAAAGCATTATTCAGTCAGGCTTTAAATAATATGACACTCACAGGCTTCTTACCTTATTATTTTACAGCAAGGTCTTGCCACTAAAACTGAGGTGAGTTCAAACTGCAGGAAAAAATAATCCAATTACAAtatgtttaacagcaatttaaaataaactttaaattgtaaaaaaaaaagaaaaagaaataaataaatgtatgtgaCTGGACgtctttacatttttcttttgatatTATCTCCCAGGGGACTCTGGAGGATCAGATCATTGAGGCAAACCCTGCCATGGAGGCGTTTGGTAATGCCAAAACGCTAAGAAATGACAACTCATCCCGTTTTGTGAGTACCTGTAAAATCCCCTGTATATaggatacagtatatacattgaAATGAGTTGGCTAATCCTGCTATTTGTTGGTCAGTTTCTGGAgcatttaaaataacattttcccACAGGGCAAGTTCATCAGGATCCACTTTGGACATACTGGCAAACTAGCCTCTGCTGATATTGATATATGTGAGTTAACGGTCAAACATTGtattcatcatcatcctcatcatgtATTTCTCTTCTTGTTCCATGTCTGATATTAACATGTTACCGTCCTTTTTCACCTTTAGATCTTCTGGAAAAATCCAGAGTGATATTTCAGCAGCCCGGTGAGAGGAGCTACCACATCTACTACCAGATCATGTCGCAGAAGAAACCAGAACTGTTAGGTTAGCCATTCTGGCTGCTTTGTATATTTCATTACGTGCTTCTGCAGGACTGCGATGTGAACCTGTAAACTCTTTGTTCCAGACATGTTGCTGGTGTCCTCCAACCCATATGACTACCACTTCTGCTCCCAGGGTGTGACCACCGTGGAGAACATGGATGATGGACAGGAGCTGATGGCCACTGATGtaagagcttttattttgtccaCATGGAGAGAAATCCATAGAGCATATTGAGTACATTTGTGAAGTTGTGAGATtacttttcttggcttctttacaGCATGCTATGGACATCCTCGGCTTCCTGTCCGACGAGAAGTATGGCTGCTATAAAATAGTTGGAGCCATCATGCACTTTGGCAACATGAAATTCAAGCAAAAGCAACGTGAGGAGCAGGCGGAGGCTGACGGCACTGAAAGTAAGAGTCAACAACAAGACATctggcacaaaaacaacaatttgatTTAAAAGCAAGTTTGTGATTTTTGTCCCGTTTGGTTTTCAGGTGCAGACAAGGCCTCATACCTAATGGGCGTCAGTTCAGCTGATCTCATCAAGGGCCTCCTGCACCCAAGGGTGAAAGTGGGAAATGAGTATGTAGTGAAGGGACAGAATGTGGAACAGGTGAGGAGATGCAATGTCTGATGTCTTTGTTtggtttcattattttattaatcTGAAAGACGATGAATGAGGTAATCGTTCTGTAATATAAAGTGAACAAATGAGGCACAATATATCAAACATAAAAGCAGAACTGCGGTACGAAATGTACTTTACAGGGTAGAAAAGACTCAGTGTGTTCAGCTTCACTTCATTCTGCTGGACGACTAGTATGCTGATGAGTGACGGCTTCTTAATCCTCAGTCGATCAATACACTCGCCACCTTTGAATGTGGTATCTAAGCAACAGAAGCTATTCACGTGAATGACAgctgtatgcgtgtgtgctgATGCCGCAGGTTAACTACGCTGTTGGTGCTCTGGCCAAAGCCACGTATGACCGCATGTTCAAATGGCTCGTGGGACGGATCAACCGCACCCTGTACACCTCCCTGCCTCGCCAGTACTTCATAGGGGTCCTGGACATCGCTGGGTTTGAGATCTTTGAAGTAAGTTGATCCAtcctgcaattttttttttttaaagatgaaaattatttttattaagaaCTATTACCATCAAACTGGTTTTCTGTTTCTAAGGCCATATTTTGGTTTAATATCAACAGGTGCTCTGTGTCTCATCCTTTCTTACTGTGATGAATAAGCTATACTGCAGGATGACTCTCCATAACATGTATTTCACGCTGTCCACTTCCAATGCTTCCTCTGAAACACATTTTCCTCTTTTGTTGCAGCTCAACAGCTTTGAGCAGCTGTGCATTAACTTCACAAATGAGAAACTGCAACAGTTTTTCAACCACCACATGTTCATCCTGGAGCAGGAGGAGTACAAGAGGGAGGGCATCGAATGGACCTTCATTGACTTCGGGCTGGATCTTCAAGCTTGCATTGATCTCATTGAAAAAGTAAAGAAAGTGTTTTATCTGTAATAGATGAAGTTGAATCATAAAAGAGTTTCACAGAGACGTATGTAACACTCTGCTCTTTCTCCAGCCGCTGGGTATCATGTCCATCCTTGAAGAGGAGTGCATGTTCCCAAAGGCCTCAGACAGCAGCTTTAAAGCCAAGATGTATGATAATCACATTGGCAAATCGCCTAATTTCCAAAAGCCACGGCCGGACAAGAAGCGCAAGTACGAGGCACATTTTGAGCTGGTGCACTATGCCGGAGTGGTAAGTTTGTTCTTGCTAAAGCCCTGAGACTTACAACATTAATTCTTACATACATAATTCAAAAATATGGATGTCCCTGCTGCTTTTACAGGTACCATATACCATTATTGGCTGGCTAGACAAAAATAAAGACCCACTGAATGAGACGGTGGTGGCGTGTTTCCGGAAGTCCTCCAACAAACTGCTAGCTTCTCTGTACGAGAATTATGTTGCCTCAGACTCAGGTACAGTAAACAGGATGTTGACAGAAGACTATAGCATAGAGAGGACACCTTAAGGAGTTCAAATTAATCACTCTGCTTATTACCTCGCAGTATCTGACCACAAGACTGGTggcaaagaaaagagaaagaaggcTGCCTCTTTCCAGACCGTGTCTCAGCTTCACAAGGTGAGCCTGACACCACAGATTAAAATGGTCCATTACTGATGCAGGTTAATACAGACAGAGGTGATTCCAAATCACttaccttttttttgtgtggtacGAGAAATGTTGGGCATCATTGGACAGCTGAGACGGAGGCAGTTAAGACTTGCAGTGATGTTTAGGGCAATGATCACATGAACATCACTTTAAGTCTGTGCTGGCTCTTCTCTCCTTAACATCAAGAATTTCACGTGTGAGGAACACAAAGTCCTgcagataaaaaaatattttcatgaaGATTTTTTGCAATGAGTGATGTTCAAATTGTAGATTCAAGGTATTATCATTTAATTTGCGGTGTCCCTCCTTTCCTACAGGAAAACCTGAATAAGCTGATGACCAACCTCCGCAGCACCCAGCCTCACTTTGTTCGCTGCATCATCCCTAATGAGACCAAGACTCCAGGTAACACATAGCACAATCATTGCATATAATCATTAGCTAAACAAACTGGACTAGGCTCATGTTTGAAACTTGTTCTGCACAGGGATCATGGAAGCATTCATAGTGCTGCACCAGCTGCGCTGCAACGGTGTGCTGGAAGGCATCAGGATCTGCAGAAAAGGCTTTCCCAACCGCATCCTCTATGCTGAATTCAAACAGCGGTACAGCGTTCAGATCACTTTTGGATATCATGGCATGGTAATGAGTCACGGTGATAATCTGTCTGACAACACTCTTTTCTTCATCCATTCAGTTACCGCATCCTGCACCCCAGTGCCATCCCAGATGATAAGTTTATGGACAGCAGGAAAGCTGCAGAGAAGCTGCTGGCCTCCCTGGATATCGACCACAACCAGTATAAATTTGGACACACAAAGGTAGGAAGTAGCAGCTTGTGTAAAGCAGAGCTGGTGAGTGGCAAaacaatcaacaaaaaaaactaaataaaaattttaaattatttttattgaattatttaaaaattgGATGGTGTGTTGGTATTTTTAAAAATGAGCATGTGATAATAAATCTAATCTCTCGCCATTTTGGCTTCATGTAGGTGTTCTTCAAGGCAGGCCTGCTGGGTCACCTCGAAGAACTGAGAGATGAGCGTCTGGCCAAAGTCCTGACGTTGCTGCAGGCAGTCGCTCGTGGCAAAATCATGAGGAATGAGCGGAATAAGTTAATGAAAATGAAGTAAGAAGACCAAAGACTTTTGTCGATAAAATCACTTCCTTTTTTATGAACCTGAATGAATATAAAATGCATTCATAGGCAGAGGAAAGCATTCAAGCTTAATATCTCACAGGAAGGTGAAGACATGAGTGCAAAAAAACACTCCCTCAACAGTTGCTTTTCTGAACAGGTTCAATAGCAACACAATCAGCCGCGAGCCTTTCAGCTTGTGATATACTATACCTTAGTGTTCACTCCCCTGCTCTAGTATGTGTGGCATGCAAGGGCAGTGTTATCGGCGTGTGTGAGGCGTGTGCTTGCCCTTGTATGGTTACCAGGCATGTGTGTGGCCCTACTGTTAATAAGGGgccccatccctctctctctctctctctctctctctctctctctctcacacacacacacacatacacacacacacacccacacacacacacacacacacacacacacacacacacacacatcgcggGTCTCTGGCCATTCTCTCCATCCACTCTCTCTAAATTAAACAATGCTGACGGTGTCCTCAGAGTCAGGTGGCGACATGTGTCAAGTGGCAGCTGCTCAGGCCCTCCCTAAAAATACAACCCCCGGCCCCCTCCCTGGATGCCCGATGGCCCCTGGCCCTTGGCCCCTTTTGTCCGCGGCGCCTGTACTTCTAAGTGAGTGCATTGATGGGATATGTGGCGGATGACGGAGGATTAAAGTCGCCTGTTGGACAGAGGGCTTACGTTTCTAAATAAACACAGACTCTCACCTTTGAGAGGCACCCAGCATGGTGTCATGTCAAAAATGCAATCAGTTCCCCCACCCTCACCTCCCACTTCAGCATGTGCACACTCACTCAAACTCACCCTCTAAACACTGAAAGAGAGTCCTTGACCAGTCGGCTCTGGGTCCATATTTAGGGCTGCTAGACGCCATTCTAATGAGACTAAATCAATCTGGTAACCCTGTTTGGTCACAGTCATGAAACATCAAAAGCAGCATTAGGTGTATGATTTCATTTTGCATCCCTCCGTGTATGATTAGATACAAGACAGTGAATAGCAGCAGGATTAGTGCCAAAATaagtaactaaataaataaacggGGAACTCCAGGATAAATCTTTGTGACCTTCTTCTCTTAACTTGACGTGAACTTAACTTCTACTGGTTTGAACAGTGGTTCCCCACACAGCTTTGTCAGATGAACTCAAGTATTTTATCAATATCACCACCAGTCATGTTCCGAATTTGGgcatttgtatatatatataataacaaaacaaaaaaaataacattttcatacAATTGAACTGTCAATGTTTAGTTTGGTTTAATCAAGTTTGCATTTGTACTGTCAATGGCAGAAGCTACATATTTCAACCACTCATTAGGTACTTCATTAACTACTTCAACCACTGTTTCATTTATCACTTAAGCTAACTAGTTCGATCATTATCTTTTAGCTATTTTCAACCATTAATCCAATACTTTTAGTCAACCGTTTAGACCTTTCTGCTTTTAGACCTTTTTTTAATAGCTTGAGCTTCCACGTACCCCCTGGCAGTATACCTGATTGGGAATCATCGGTCTCTGTGCCATTTTAGAttcgtttttaaaaaaagaaaaatttcaGTGGTAGAAAAAAACCTCACTTTTCCAATCCCTCCTTTTTATTTCATCTTGTTTTTAGGGAGGCTCTGATGATCATCCAGTGGAACATCCGAGCCTTCAACGCTGTCAAGCACTGGCCCTGGATGAAGCTCTTCTTCAAAATCAAGCCACTACTGAAAAGCGCTGCCACTGAGAAAGAGCTGGCCTCTCTGAAGGAGGAGATGGCCAAGCTGAAGGAGGCTCTGGAGAAATCTGAGGTCAAGCGCAAAGAGCTGGAGGAGAGGCAGGTCAGCCTGGTCCAGGAGAAGAATGATCTCTCTCTACAGCTGCAGGCAGTAAGTGGCATTCCTCATGTATTCACACATTTAGCTTTTGGAAAGACAGATAGTTCAGTGGGAATGCACTGAACACATACTCTTTCTCCCCTGTAGGAGCAAGACAATCTTGCAGATGCCGAGGACCGCTGTGAGCTGCTCATTAAAACTAAGATCCAGCTGGAGGCCAAAGTGAAAGAAATCATGGATAGGctggaggacgaggaggagatGAGCTCTACTTTGCTCGCCAAGAAGCGCAAGCTTGAGGACGAGTGTGCTGAGCTGAAGAGAGACATTGACGATCTGGAGATCACTCTGGCTAAAGTGGAAAAGGAGAAACATGCCACTGAGAACAAGGTAAGGGAATTTGAAATGGAGTGAGTTGCCTCCAGAGGGAGTTAAGAGGCCACAGAAAGATCCACAGCACATTTAGTGGATTGAATATGTACggggaaataaaaaagaaacatgtttttgatTTCTCATTTCATGAGTGATAAATGCATTTCCTTCTTCCGGCTCACAGGTGAAGAACCTGATTGAGGAAATGTCAGTTCTTGATGAAACCATAATGAAGTTGACCAAAGAAAAGAAGGCTCTTCAGGAGGCTCACCAGCAGACTCTGGATGACCTGCAGGCAGAGGAAGACAAAGTCAACACTCTGACCAAAGCCAAGGCAAAGCTGGAGCAACAAGTAGATGATGTGAGTGTATTTATCGCCTAATTAAAAGCACAGGTGGTCATCATCATATAcatgaaatgtaacaattttcaAACTTTCTATTGTGAACCAGCTGGAGGGTTCACTGGAGCAAGAGAAGAAGCTGCGTATGGACCTGGAACGGGTCAAACGTAAGCTGGAGGGAGATCTGAAACTCTCCTTGGAGTCAGTTATGGACTTGGAGAATGACAAGCAGCAACTTCAAGAGAATCTGAAAAAGTGAGTTTTCATATCATTACAGAAAAATATGATCTTACTATTGGGAagtaatgataatgataataattgcCAAATATTTTCTACCAGGAAAGACTTTGAAATGAATGGGATGAGCACAAGGATTGAAGATGAGCAAGCCTTGGTCAATCAGCTCCAGAAGAAGATAAAGGAGCTACAGGTGGAAACTGATCTCAACTAGTAATAGAGCAGTTATGACATCATTTTGACAACATAACTGACCGCTGCTTTTCTCCAGGCTCGCACAGAGGAGTTGGAGGAGGAGTTGGAGGCCGACCGGGCTTGCAGGGCCAAAGTAGAGAAGCAGCGGGGCGATGTGGCTCATGAGCTCGAAGAACTGAGCGAGCGCCTGGAGGAGGCTGGTGGGGCCACCTCAGCCCAGATCGAGTTCAACAAGAAGAGAGAGGCAGATTttctgaagctgcggcgagacCTGGAGGAAGCCATGATGCACCACGAGGCCACAACGGCGACCTTGCGGAAGAAGCATGCTGACAGCGTCGCGGAGTTGAGTGAGCAGATCGACAGCCTGCAGCGAGTCAAGCATAAgctggagaaggagaggagtgAGGCCAAGATGGAAGCCGATGATTTGGCCTGTACTGTGGAGCAGCTCTCCAAGGGCAAGGTAGATAGAACACACAGAAAGGTTTAAAGTACTAGATCAATcccttataaaaataaaatgtccatCTTTTGTCTACAGACCACTTCAGAGAAGATGTGTCGCCTGTATGAAGACCAAATGAATGAGGCTAAAGCCAAGGCTGAAGAGCTCCAGAGGCAGCTCAACGACACCAACACCCAAAGGGCCCGTGCTCAGGCTGAGATTGGTAAGGAGCTTTTattttatcacaaatctcacaTGCAGATTTTACAGACCGGTCAGTAACACAGGTACCTTTTTCTCCTCCATGTAGCCGAGGTGAGCAGGAAGCTTGAAGAGCGGGAATCCATGGTCTCCCAGCTGCAGCGTGCCAAGAACTCCTTCAGCCAGAATGTTGAGGAGCTCAAGaaacagctggaggaggag encodes the following:
- the myh7ba gene encoding myosin, heavy chain 7B, cardiac muscle, beta a codes for the protein MSRFDSRDFGEAAQFLRKSDLELMASHTIAFDGKKRAWVPDEKEAYIEVEIKELSGDKVIVETKDRRTLTVKDCDIQQMNPPKYDMIEDMAMLTHLNEASVLFNLRRRYSAWMIYTYSGLFCVAVNPYKWLPVYTAPVVAAYKGKRRSEAPPHIYSIADNAYNDMLRNRENQSMLITGESGAGKTVNTKRVIQYFAIVAALGETTAKKGGTLEDQIIEANPAMEAFGNAKTLRNDNSSRFGKFIRIHFGHTGKLASADIDIYLLEKSRVIFQQPGERSYHIYYQIMSQKKPELLDMLLVSSNPYDYHFCSQGVTTVENMDDGQELMATDHAMDILGFLSDEKYGCYKIVGAIMHFGNMKFKQKQREEQAEADGTESADKASYLMGVSSADLIKGLLHPRVKVGNEYVVKGQNVEQVNYAVGALAKATYDRMFKWLVGRINRTLYTSLPRQYFIGVLDIAGFEIFELNSFEQLCINFTNEKLQQFFNHHMFILEQEEYKREGIEWTFIDFGLDLQACIDLIEKPLGIMSILEEECMFPKASDSSFKAKMYDNHIGKSPNFQKPRPDKKRKYEAHFELVHYAGVVPYTIIGWLDKNKDPLNETVVACFRKSSNKLLASLYENYVASDSVSDHKTGGKEKRKKAASFQTVSQLHKENLNKLMTNLRSTQPHFVRCIIPNETKTPGIMEAFIVLHQLRCNGVLEGIRICRKGFPNRILYAEFKQRYRILHPSAIPDDKFMDSRKAAEKLLASLDIDHNQYKFGHTKVFFKAGLLGHLEELRDERLAKVLTLLQAVARGKIMRNERNKLMKMKEALMIIQWNIRAFNAVKHWPWMKLFFKIKPLLKSAATEKELASLKEEMAKLKEALEKSEVKRKELEERQVSLVQEKNDLSLQLQAEQDNLADAEDRCELLIKTKIQLEAKVKEIMDRLEDEEEMSSTLLAKKRKLEDECAELKRDIDDLEITLAKVEKEKHATENKVKNLIEEMSVLDETIMKLTKEKKALQEAHQQTLDDLQAEEDKVNTLTKAKAKLEQQVDDLEGSLEQEKKLRMDLERVKRKLEGDLKLSLESVMDLENDKQQLQENLKKKDFEMNGMSTRIEDEQALVNQLQKKIKELQARTEELEEELEADRACRAKVEKQRGDVAHELEELSERLEEAGGATSAQIEFNKKREADFLKLRRDLEEAMMHHEATTATLRKKHADSVAELSEQIDSLQRVKHKLEKERSEAKMEADDLACTVEQLSKGKTTSEKMCRLYEDQMNEAKAKAEELQRQLNDTNTQRARAQAEIAEVSRKLEERESMVSQLQRAKNSFSQNVEELKKQLEEENKAKNALAHALQSSRHDCDLLREQYDEEQEAKAEMQRGLSKANAEVAQWRTKYETDAIQRTEELEEAKKKVVTRLQNAEETVEASNAKCSSLEKTKHRLQTEIEDLAIDLERANAAAAALDKKQRNFDKVLVEWKQKYEECQSELETSQKESRSLSTELFKLKNCYEETLDHLETFKRENKNLQEEITDLSDQISQGVKTIHELEKMKKGLDMEKTELQAALEEAEGTLEHEESKTLRIQLELNQIKADIDRKLAEKDEEIDSLRRNHQRTLESMQATLDAEAKSRNEAVRLKKKMEGDLNEMEVQLNHANRQASESHKLLRNLQVQIKDIQLELDETIHQNEELKEQVAVTERRHNLLAAEVEELRALLEQNDRARKLAEHELLEATERVNLLHSQNTGMINHKKKLENDLSTLSNEVDDAVQECRNAEEKAKKAITDAAMMAEELKKEQDTSAHLERMKKNMEQTIKDLQMRLDEAEQIALKSGKKQVQKLEARVKELENEIESEQKKSQEYQKGVRKYERRIKELSYQGEEDKKNLVRLQDLIDKLQTKVKSYKRQAEEAEEQANTNLSKYRKLQHELDDAEERADTAETQVNKLRVRTRDQGSKVSKLNTFHITCGHE